The Nerophis lumbriciformis linkage group LG05, RoL_Nlum_v2.1, whole genome shotgun sequence genome contains a region encoding:
- the serpine1 gene encoding plasminogen activator inhibitor 1, with the protein MFCTYVLLVVLLSTGRGGQASLSDKHTDFGLKVFSHLARATGDSNVVLSPYGVSSVLAMAQLGAARNTRKAMTAAMGFNLQERGMSRQQRTLQFELHNEEGLDMASGVMVERKMILEKSFRRALIKAFSSHPHQVDFTRPNQAASVINAWVSDHTAGAIPNFLAPGSVSDETRLVLLNALHFQGLWKVPFEPRRTHERMFHCANGSAVPVSMMTLTSRFNYGEFVTSDGVDYDVLELPYEGDSLSMLLVSPFERDVPLSALSSELSSQRIKQWRSELRHVRRQLSMPRFTLNSDVNLKDALVNMGLGNIFNLATADFTRITGDERLCVSKVFQTVKLEVNERGTKGASATAAVMFSRMAVEELTLDRPFLFLIQHKGTGAIPFMGHFNQPL; encoded by the exons ATGTTTTGCACGTACGTTCTCCTTGTGGTCCTACTGAGCACTGGCAGAGGCGGACAAGCATCGCTGTCAGACAAGCACACCGACTTTGGGCTGAAGGTCTTCTCCCACTTGGCAAGAGCCACCGGGGACAGCAATGTGGTCTTGTCCCCCTACGGCGTCTCCTCCGTGCTGGCCATGGCTCAGCTGGGTGCCGCCAGAAACACCCGCAAGGCCATGACGGCCGCCATGGGCTTCAACCTGCAAG agCGTGGTATGTCCAGGCAGCAGCGTACGTTGCAGTTTGAGCTGCACAACGAAGAAGGTTTGGACATGGCGAGTGGAGTGATGGTGGAGAGGAAGATGATCCTGGAGAAAAGCTTCCGCCGCGCCCTCATCAAGGCCTTCAGCAGCCACCCTCACCAGGTGGATTTCACCAGACCCAACCAGGCGGCCAGCGTCATCAACGCTTGGGTGTCTGACCACACAGCAG GAGCCATTCCCAACTTTTTGGCGCCGGGATCGGTGTCGGATGAGACACGCCTTGTTCTCCTGAACGCCCTCCACTTCCAGGGGCTCTGGAAAGTTCCATTCGAGCCCAGGCGGACCCATGAAAGAATGTTCCACTGTGCTAACGGCAGTGCTGTCCCGGTTAGCATGATGACGTTGACCAGCCGCTTCAACTACG GTGAGTTTGTGACATCCGACGGCGTGGATTATGATGTTCTGGAGCTGCCATACGAGGGTGACTCACTTAGCATGCTGCTAGTGTCGCCCTTCGAGCGCGACGTGCCACTGAGCGCGCTCAGTAGCGAACTGAGCAGCCAGAGGATCAAGCAGTGGCGATCGGAACTACGTCATGTTCGGAGACAATTATCCATGCCCAG GTTTACGCTCAACTCCGACGTCAATTTAAAGGATGCTCTCGTCAACATGGGCTTGGGAAACATTTTCAATCTAGCTACTGCCGATTTTACACGCATCACCG GTGATGAGAGGCTATGCGTGTCCAAGGTTTTCCAGACTGTGAAGCTAGAGGTCAATGAGCGGGGAACAAAAGGAGCGTCAGCCACAG CTGCTGTGATGTTCTCTCGAATGGCGGTAGAGGAGCTCACTTTGGATCGACCTTTCCTCTTCCTTATCCAGCACAAAGGAACCGGAGCTATTCCGTTCATGGGACACTTCAACCAGCCtctttaa